One segment of Sphingobacteriales bacterium DNA contains the following:
- a CDS encoding gliding motility-associated C-terminal domain-containing protein, giving the protein MESCGEYYGYDDLYLYAECGTMCDYSDLDGDGECPCYTYIQSDRSDLFGGSITLPATSTNSIGGSWSPVVNTTATTTYTFTPSAGQCASTATLTVTVNAPVTPTFSPIAAICSGGSITLPATSTNSIGGSWSPAVNNTATTTYTFTPAAGQCASTATMTVTVNAPVTPTFSPIAAICSGGSITLPATSTNSIGGSWSPAVNNTATTTYTFTPAAGQCATTATMTVTVNAPVTPTFSPIAAICSGGSITLPATSTNSIGGSWSPAVNNTATTTYTFTPAAGQCATTATMTVTVNAPVTPTFSPIAAICSGGSITLPATSTNSIGGSWSPAVNNTATTTYTFTPAAGQCATTATMTVTVNAPVTPTFSPIAAICSGGSITLPATSTNSIGGSWSPAVNNTATTTYTFTPAAGQCATTATMTVTVNAPVTPTFSPIAAICSGGSITLPATSTNSIGGSWSPAVNNTATTTYTFTPAAGQCATTATMTVTVNAPVTPTFSPIAAICSGGSIPLPATSTNSIGGSWSPAVNNTATTTYTFTPAAGQCATTATMTVTVNAPVTPTFSPIAAICSGGSIPLPATSTNSIGGSWSPAVNNTATTTYTFTPDAGQCATTATLTVTVNAPVTPTFTPIAAICSGGSITLPTSSTNSINGSWSPAVNNTATTTYTFTPAVGQCATTATLTVTVNAPVTPTFSPIAAICSGGSITLPATSTNSIGGSWSPAVNNTATTTYTFTPDAGQCATTATLTVTVNNTATPTFSPIAAICSGGSITLPATSTNSIGGSWSPAVNNTATTTYTFTPAAGQCATTATMTVTVNAPVTPTFTPIAAICSGGSITLPATSTNSIGGSWSPAVNNTATTTYTFTPSAGQCATTATMTVTVNAPVTPTFSPIAAICSGGSITLPATSTNSIGGSWSPAVNNTATTTYTFTPAAGQCATTATMTVTVNAPV; this is encoded by the coding sequence TTGGAGTCCTGCGGTGAATACTACGGCTACGACGACTTATACCTTTACGCCGAGTGCGGGACAATGTGCGACTACAGCGACCTTGACGGTGACGGTGAATGCCCCTGTTACACCTACATTCAGTCCGATCGCAGCGATTTGTTCGGGGGTAGCATTACTTTACCTGCTACCTCAACAAACAGTATAGGAGGTAGTTGGAGTCCTGTGGTGAACACTACGGCAACGACGACTTATACCTTTACGCCGAGTGCGGGACAATGCGCGAGTACAGCGACCTTGACGGTGACGGTGAATGCCCCTGTTACACCTACATTCAGTCCGATTGCGGCGATTTGTTCGGGTGGGAGCATTACTTTACCTGCTACCTCAACAAACAGCATAGGAGGTAGTTGGAGTCCTGCGGTGAATAACACAGCAACGACAACCTATACGTTCACTCCTGCTGCGGGACAATGCGCGAGTACAGCGACGATGACGGTGACGGTGAATGCCCCTGTGACTCCTACATTCAGCCCGATCGCAGCGATTTGTTCGGGTGGCAGCATTACCTTACCTGCTACCTCAACGAATAGTATAGGTGGCAGTTGGAGTCCTGCGGTGAACAATACAGCAACGACAACCTATACGTTCACTCCTGCTGCGGGACAATGCGCGACTACAGCGACGATGACGGTGACGGTGAATGCCCCTGTTACGCCTACATTCAGCCCGATAGCAGCGATTTGTTCGGGTGGCAGCATTACCTTACCTGCTACCTCAACGAATAGTATAGGTGGCAGTTGGAGTCCTGCGGTAAATAACACAGCAACGACAACCTATACGTTCACTCCTGCTGCGGGACAATGCGCGACTACAGCGACGATGACGGTGACGGTGAATGCCCCTGTGACTCCTACATTCAGCCCGATCGCAGCGATTTGTTCGGGTGGCAGCATTACCTTACCTGCTACCTCAACAAACAGTATAGGTGGCAGTTGGAGTCCTGCGGTAAATAACACAGCAACGACAACCTATACGTTCACTCCTGCTGCGGGACAATGCGCGACTACAGCGACGATGACGGTGACGGTGAATGCCCCTGTCACGCCTACATTCAGCCCGATCGCAGCGATTTGTTCGGGTGGTAGCATTACTTTACCTGCTACCTCAACAAATAGCATAGGTGGCAGTTGGAGTCCTGCGGTAAATAACACAGCAACGACAACCTATACGTTCACTCCTGCTGCGGGACAATGTGCGACTACAGCGACGATGACGGTGACGGTGAATGCCCCTGTGACTCCTACATTCAGTCCGATCGCGGCGATCTGTTCGGGGGGCAGCATTACTTTACCTGCTACCTCAACAAACAGCATAGGAGGTAGTTGGAGTCCTGCGGTGAACAATACAGCAACGACAACCTATACGTTCACTCCTGCTGCGGGACAATGCGCGACTACAGCGACGATGACGGTGACGGTGAATGCCCCTGTTACGCCTACATTCAGTCCGATCGCAGCGATTTGTTCGGGCGGCAGCATTCCCTTACCTGCTACCTCAACGAACAGCATAGGAGGTAGTTGGAGTCCTGCGGTGAACAATACAGCAACGACAACCTATACGTTCACTCCTGCTGCGGGACAATGCGCGACTACAGCGACGATGACGGTGACGGTGAATGCCCCTGTTACGCCTACATTCAGTCCGATCGCAGCGATTTGTTCGGGCGGCAGCATTCCCTTACCTGCTACCTCAACAAACAGCATAGGTGGTAGTTGGAGTCCTGCGGTGAACAATACCGCTACGACGACTTACACCTTTACACCGGATGCAGGACAATGTGCGACTACGGCGACCTTGACGGTGACGGTGAATGCCCCTGTTACGCCAACGTTCACACCGATCGCGGCGATTTGTTCAGGCGGCAGTATTACCTTGCCGACGAGTTCTACTAATAGTATTAATGGCAGTTGGAGTCCTGCGGTGAACAATACAGCCACGACAACCTATACATTCACCCCTGCTGTGGGACAATGTGCGACTACGGCGACCTTGACGGTGACGGTGAATGCCCCTGTGACTCCTACATTCAGCCCGATAGCAGCGATTTGTTCGGGCGGCAGCATTACCTTACCTGCTACCTCAACAAACAGCATAGGTGGTAGTTGGAGTCCTGCGGTGAACAATACCGCTACGACGACTTACACCTTTACACCGGATGCAGGACAATGTGCGACTACGGCGACCTTGACGGTGACAGTGAACAATACAGCAACGCCTACGTTCAGTCCGATTGCGGCAATTTGTTCGGGCGGCAGCATTACCTTACCTGCTACCTCAACAAACAGCATAGGAGGTAGTTGGAGTCCTGCGGTAAATAACACAGCAACGACAACCTATACGTTCACTCCTGCTGCGGGACAATGCGCGACTACAGCGACAATGACGGTGACAGTGAATGCCCCTGTCACTCCTACATTCACACCGATCGCAGCGATTTGTTCGGGCGGCAGCATTACCTTACCTGCTACCTCAACAAACAGCATAGGAGGTAGTTGGAGTCCTGCGGTGAATAACACGGCTACGACGACTTACACCTTTACCCCGAGTGCGGGACAATGTGCGACTACGGCGACGATGACGGTGACGGTGAATGCCCCTGTGACTCCTACATTCAGCCCGATAGCAGCGATTTGTTCGGGCGGCAGCATTACCTTACCTGCTACCTCAACAAACAGCATAGGAGGTAGTTGGAGTCCTGCGGTGAACAATACAGCAACGACAACCTATACGTTCACTCCTGCTGCGGGACAATGCGCGACTACAGCGACAATGACGGTGACAGTGAATGCCCCTGTCA
- a CDS encoding transposase — translation MNSPVQKPEEFKIILLDNGAFHHSRQLVIPKNIHLLFIPPYSPELNPAEMIWRFIKGKTANIICKDLEELSAKVTDIINDMSNVIIQSITGLKLFTNCAF, via the coding sequence ATAAACTCTCCCGTACAAAAGCCTGAAGAATTCAAGATAATTCTACTTGACAATGGTGCTTTTCACCACAGCCGACAATTGGTAATTCCTAAAAATATTCATCTGTTGTTTATTCCTCCTTACTCTCCCGAATTAAACCCCGCAGAGATGATATGGCGATTCATCAAGGGCAAAACTGCTAACATTATTTGCAAAGATCTGGAAGAACTCTCCGCCAAAGTCACTGATATTATCAACGATATGAGTAACGTTATCATTCAATCCATTACAGGTTTGAAACTTTTTACAAACTGTGCCTTTTAG
- a CDS encoding fused MFS/spermidine synthase, producing the protein MNKTIYILAFVEGMLVMAVELITVRLLSPYYGNSLHVITTVLGITMLSLLSGYYLGARLVAADKHRTLPLVFIVIAAALLCAVPTYSPYIAQWSVKLGLLNGTLVSVLSVLGLPLLLLGAVSPQFIQQISESQERAGTASGNIYAISTLGGVMGTFVLGLYCIPQIGLKKSALIFGLGSIIFSLALVVLSKMKFNAKNPLLLAVPLFVLMSFLIPDKMSTPRKNFNLLYSSDGLLGKLEVLDNENSDMRILANNVMSQSMVNKNTGVSAMSYTHVIATVASFIPPERRNKAAVVGMAAGSLVRELQQLGFKAITAVDIDKRTEKVADTYFNIKKRYL; encoded by the coding sequence TTGAATAAAACTATCTACATATTAGCCTTTGTGGAGGGAATGTTGGTGATGGCGGTGGAACTAATTACAGTGCGTTTATTATCTCCGTATTACGGAAATTCTTTGCACGTCATTACTACGGTTTTGGGTATTACCATGCTCTCACTGTTATCAGGCTATTATTTGGGCGCGCGTTTGGTGGCAGCCGATAAACATCGGACTTTGCCCCTTGTTTTTATTGTCATCGCTGCTGCCCTGCTATGTGCGGTTCCCACTTACAGCCCCTATATAGCGCAATGGAGCGTAAAATTGGGTCTGCTGAATGGTACTTTAGTGTCGGTTCTGTCGGTGTTGGGTTTGCCTTTATTACTGCTCGGAGCCGTTTCACCGCAATTTATCCAGCAAATTTCCGAAAGCCAAGAACGAGCCGGCACCGCTTCCGGTAATATTTACGCCATATCCACACTGGGGGGTGTAATGGGTACATTTGTACTCGGTCTTTATTGTATTCCGCAAATAGGTTTAAAAAAATCGGCACTGATTTTCGGATTGGGTAGCATCATTTTTTCCTTAGCTTTGGTAGTGTTGTCCAAAATGAAGTTCAACGCCAAAAACCCTTTGCTATTGGCAGTTCCACTTTTTGTGCTGATGAGTTTTCTTATTCCCGATAAAATGAGCACCCCGCGTAAAAATTTCAACCTGTTGTATTCCTCCGATGGTTTGTTGGGAAAGTTGGAAGTATTAGATAATGAAAACTCGGATATGCGTATTTTGGCAAACAACGTAATGAGCCAAAGCATGGTAAATAAAAATACGGGCGTATCGGCTATGAGCTACACACACGTTATTGCTACTGTGGCAAGTTTTATACCCCCCGAACGGCGCAATAAAGCAGCAGTAGTGGGAATGGCGGCAGGCAGTTTAGTACGCGAATTACAGCAATTGGGCTTCAAAGCCATTACCGCCGTGGATATAGATAAAAGAACCGAAAAAGTTGCCGACACCTATTTTAACATAAAAAAAAGGTACTTATAA
- a CDS encoding fused MFS/spermidine synthase, translating to MEGAAVMATELIGAKLLAPYFGTSIYVWAAVLGVTLGGLMCGYFAGGFLSKNNPNNIKSLLLVLLLGGFFLLLMPFSSAWIMAHCLHLSLQMGSILSLLFFLFPPLICFGSTSPLIINLISALNNGNNAGESAGTIYAVSTLGGIIGTFLLGFYLIPEWGLKIPAFMFSGALMAAALPLLPQIKQRLAGAVVVIGVLVGFGYAATHTKSSQKFKVIYESEGILGQLKVIDHSSEWYTQDGRMGRGLLVNNTLQTFMDLSNPDNSSIWAWSSIIPTALSVYPPQSKVLLLGLGGGTIAKQLKRLQFDFEVVEIDARINDVAKNYFFLDKDVKVTIDDARHFLKICNKKYDIVIFDTFLSESAPEHLLTQEAFGDVKNVLNEDGMFIANFYGYLRGNTGKAARSVFRTIETAGFIPKLLATPGAEENRNLLFMGLTKEKDFTQLNYQEPGAESIRDLTPFFVNTDHIRQEDAIILTDASPKLSLLYAKAAMAWKQAYNGYYTAGFIQ from the coding sequence TTGGAAGGTGCTGCGGTGATGGCTACCGAGTTGATAGGTGCTAAATTATTGGCTCCTTATTTTGGCACATCTATTTATGTGTGGGCGGCAGTACTGGGTGTTACGCTTGGAGGTTTGATGTGTGGTTATTTTGCAGGTGGCTTTTTATCAAAAAATAATCCGAACAATATCAAATCCTTACTTCTCGTATTATTATTAGGTGGCTTTTTTCTGTTGTTGATGCCTTTTAGTTCGGCGTGGATTATGGCACATTGTCTACATTTGAGTTTACAGATGGGCAGTATATTATCGCTGTTATTTTTTCTTTTTCCGCCTTTGATTTGTTTCGGTTCTACCTCCCCGCTTATTATTAACCTTATTTCAGCTCTGAATAATGGCAATAATGCGGGCGAAAGTGCTGGTACCATCTACGCTGTTTCTACATTGGGCGGTATTATCGGTACGTTTCTGTTGGGCTTTTATTTGATACCCGAATGGGGGCTGAAAATTCCGGCTTTTATGTTTTCGGGAGCACTGATGGCGGCGGCTTTGCCTCTGCTGCCGCAAATAAAGCAACGCTTGGCGGGTGCAGTTGTAGTGATAGGTGTTTTAGTAGGATTCGGATATGCAGCCACTCACACCAAATCTTCCCAAAAATTTAAAGTGATTTATGAGTCGGAAGGAATATTAGGGCAACTGAAAGTGATAGACCACAGCTCGGAGTGGTACACGCAAGACGGCAGAATGGGGCGTGGTTTACTGGTAAATAATACACTTCAAACCTTTATGGACTTATCCAATCCCGATAATTCAAGCATTTGGGCGTGGTCGTCTATTATTCCTACTGCGCTGAGTGTGTATCCGCCCCAATCCAAAGTGCTGTTATTAGGGCTGGGTGGCGGTACGATTGCCAAGCAACTCAAACGCCTTCAATTTGATTTTGAAGTGGTGGAAATAGATGCCCGTATTAACGATGTGGCAAAAAATTATTTCTTTTTGGACAAAGATGTAAAGGTAACTATCGACGATGCACGCCATTTTTTAAAAATATGCAATAAAAAATATGATATTGTCATTTTTGATACTTTTTTGAGCGAGTCGGCACCAGAGCATCTGCTTACGCAGGAAGCCTTCGGCGATGTAAAAAATGTGCTCAACGAAGATGGTATGTTTATAGCAAATTTTTACGGCTACTTGCGCGGCAATACAGGAAAAGCAGCACGTTCCGTATTTCGTACTATTGAAACGGCAGGTTTTATTCCCAAATTGCTTGCCACGCCCGGAGCAGAAGAGAATCGCAATTTACTGTTTATGGGACTGACGAAAGAAAAAGACTTCACACAGCTTAACTATCAAGAACCGGGGGCAGAATCTATCAGAGATTTAACGCCTTTTTTTGTTAATACTGACCATATTCGTCAAGAAGATGCCATTATACTCACCGATGCCTCGCCAAAATTATCCTTGCTTTATGCCAAAGCAGCTATGGCATGGAAACAAGCTTATAATGGCTATTATACCGCAGGTTTTATACAGTAA
- a CDS encoding gliding motility-associated C-terminal domain-containing protein produces MGRMDGRQWRGGERFVHGGGSGELQFTYTFDRRGLQRCGAIEPDGDAMQQYSTEIPELYIPTAFSPNGDGVNDVWQLSDKKDIAKIHVSVFNRWGNEVYESDEIDFQWDGFYKDTEQEMEVYTFYIEVTFDDGSDKFYKGNLTLVR; encoded by the coding sequence GTGGGGCGTATGGACGGACGGCAGTGGCGCGGTGGTGAGCGGTTTGTTCACGGCGGCGGCAGTGGGGAACTACAATTTACCTACACCTTTGACAGACGGGGATTGCAGCGATGTGGCGCAATTGAGCCTGACGGTGATGCAATGCAACAATATAGCACCGAGATACCGGAGTTATATATACCGACTGCTTTTAGTCCGAATGGTGATGGAGTGAATGATGTATGGCAGTTGAGTGACAAGAAGGATATTGCGAAGATCCACGTATCGGTGTTCAACCGTTGGGGGAATGAGGTATATGAGAGCGATGAGATAGACTTTCAGTGGGACGGATTTTACAAAGACACCGAACAGGAAATGGAGGTTTATACTTTTTATATTGAAGTTACTTTTGATGACGGAAGTGATAAATTCTACAAAGGAAACCTCACTTTAGTGCGTTAA